Sequence from the uncultured Bacteroides sp. genome:
GTTTCTCATCAGTCAGCTCCTCTTTATCTGTAAGTTCCAAAGCATGAGACAACTCATCAACAGAAAGACTATGGCTTTTTCTTACTAAATGTCTGTTTACAATAGTGGTGGAACCAACCATTACCGAGACAATCGGCAAAAAGATAAATTCCAGAACTTTGATTATAGGAGCTGCAAAACGACAAAAAGAAAGCGTGCGCTGTGCAGAATAAATCTTTGGCATAATTTCACCAAAAAGCAACAGCAGGGGAGTCAGAACAACAGTTAGAATAAGGACTTTTACAATAGTAGAATGTCCAAAATCAAAGACGTCCAGAAAGAAAGCATTACATAGCATAATAATCGCTACATTAACAAACATATTGGTAACAAGGATTGTAGCCAATAAACGTTCTGATTTTTCCAGGAGAGAACTAATCTTCCCATCTGAAGGATGATTACGCTGTTCTATACTATTCAGGTCGGATTGCGAAAGAGAGAAAAAGGCAATCTCTGAAGCTGAGGCAAACCCCGAAACAAACAACAACAGAAGAGCTGATATTAAGGCTACATCTGCAAAAAGAGAAGGAGTATTTACGGTTATACCGCTAAAAAAAATAGCCAACGGGCATAAAAACAAGTCTAAGTCCAAAGATTCTGATTTTAGTTAAACATATTGTTTGAATTATGAATAAATACTATGGGATATGAACCAAACAAAGTTGTTATCTGATTCATATTCCATAATTCACAATTCATTAATTAAAAAGGCAAATCATCGGTTGGATTTTCCTGTGAAACCGGTTGTTGAGATTGTGCCTGATTGTTCTGAGGTTGTGCCTGAGAAGCTCCGGCATTAGCCTGATTACTTCTTGGAGTCAACATTTCCATGCTATCTGCAAATATCTCAGTAATATATCGCTTTGCACCATTAGGATCATCATAAGAACGAGTTCTTATTTTCCCTTCAATGTATAATTTATCTCCTTTATGAACATATTTCTCGGCTATTTCTGCCAATCCTCTCCATAAAACAATATTATGCCATTCTGTTCTTTCAGGAACCTGTGTGCCATTTGCTAATGTATATGCTTTATCAGAAGTTGCCAACGTAAAGTTTGCTACTGCCACGCCACTATCCAGATATCTAACATCAGGATCTTTCCCTACATTTCCTATCAATATCACTTTATTTACAGACATAAAATTAGTTTTTTAATTATAGAACTTACTTTTGACGTCAAAAATAATCAGAAATACAACATCAAGCAAGGATAAAGTAATTAATTTATAAATATTTCTCAAAGAAACTATGTATCAAACGGGGTACTGCATAGCGGTCAATATCCGCAACTTCAACCTTTTGAAACAAAGAAAAAGAAGCAGAATTTTCAGATAAAACAATCTCATAAAAATTAGTGTAAATCACCCTGTGAGATAATACATGTTTTACATTTCTACATAAGCAGCGAATGTCTGGTTCTTCACCGGCAGCAAATAATTGCTGAAACTCAGATAAAGCAAACAGTTCTTCATCATTAAGTGGTCTATCAGTTTCAATCAGTGGTAATTCAAAAAGATTCCTCCAAATATCATTTCCACTACGCTTATTTAAAAAGGTATACGCACCCATGCGTACATATATATAATTGAAATATCTGTTTATAGTTTTGGTCTTATGTTGCTTTACAGGAAGACTACTTATCAAACCCTTCGATAAAGCCACACAAGTATCTGATAAAGGACACAAAGAACAATCCGGCGACGAAGGTGTGCATTGTAATGCTCCAAAATCCATTATT
This genomic interval carries:
- the ssb gene encoding single-stranded DNA-binding protein, which codes for MSVNKVILIGNVGKDPDVRYLDSGVAVANFTLATSDKAYTLANGTQVPERTEWHNIVLWRGLAEIAEKYVHKGDKLYIEGKIRTRSYDDPNGAKRYITEIFADSMEMLTPRSNQANAGASQAQPQNNQAQSQQPVSQENPTDDLPF